In Candidatus Bathyarchaeota archaeon, the genomic stretch TGAATCCTCCAGGCGATCTAAGTGGTAGTGTGGTGCGAAAGCCCACGCGAAGCTTAGACCGCTGCTAACCCCAACTTATAGAAAAATTTATTTTTATGAAGATACCTTTCAAAACCATTAAAATCTAAAAAAGGAGTTTAACTTAATGTTTAAAGCATACCTTCAAGTTCCCTTTCTACCAGATAATTCTGGAGTTGGAAGCATAATATCTTTGCTTATGTATCTTTCCTTCATAGTTTTCATTCTTTTCGGACAGAAGATTCAATTGCATTTAATGCTTTGGGAAGTTGATGGCGGTGTTAAAAGATTAGAGTTTATGAAGGAAGAAGCTAAAAATTTATCTTTTAAAACGTTAATGGAGGTGGGTAAACCTAAAAATAATCCTCTTCCTGAGCTTAACATGCTTCTTGAACAATTTCTCATAACACCTGTTGACATGGATCCTTCAGGAATAATTTGGAAGCTTGATCATCTTTTAGATGTTAGAGATGCAAAGTTTAAAAATGATGTTAAAAGGCTTGCTCCTGCGGCTGATGAAACTCAAATAAACAATTTAGAAAATTTAATTGAAGCTTCACTTGCGCTTAACACAATTTACCGAATAATAAGGCATTATTACCTTTTAGGAAAAAAAACTTCCAGTTACTATTTAATTTTACAGCTTCAAATGTTAATGCCTTTAATAATGCAGGAAGCTGAAGCTTTAATCGGTGCAGCTAACGCTTTTGCTAAAGGTCAACCTATAGGAGATGGTGTTGGCCCGCTTGTAGCAGCTAAGCTTCTTAGAGGGAAAGAGAAAAAGAAAGTTGAAAAAGATATTGTTTATGGAGAAGTTGAAATTGAAAACCGTAGAGTAATAACTTTAAAAGCTGAAGGCCCTGGAGGAAACGTTGGTAAACCTGGTGATGCTATAAAAACGTTGGTTGAAGAAAATAATGGTAACATAAGCATGGTTATAATGATTGATGCTGCATTAAAATTTGAAGGCGAAAAAACTGGGGAAATAAGTGAAGGAATAGGCGCAGCGATAGGGGGGATTGGAACTGAAAGATTTAAAATAGAAGAGGAAATGAGAAAGTTTAAAGTTCCTGTTCACGCGATAATAGTTAAGGAGAGTATTCAAGAAGCTGTAGTGCCAATGAAAAGGGAAATCGCTGAAGCTGTAGATAATGTTATAGCTAGAGTTAAAAAATTGATTCTTGAAGAAACTAAGGAAGGCGACACAGTTATTTTAGCTGGAATAGGAAACACGATTGGAATAGCTTAAAATTAATGGTGAAAAATATGGAGAAAAAAGCTTCATCATATATTTATATTATAAGCCTTTTTAGCATTCTTATATTAGTTTATTCGATTTGGATTATGCTTATAGCCTTTAAATCCTATAAAGAAGGAAACGTAACGAATTTTTATCTTCAATTCTTTATAGGTTTAATTGGATTATTTTTGAGTTTATCTTCTATATCTAGGTTAAAGAAGCGTTTAGATTTATTAAAAGAGAAGATGATGAAAGTTGTTTCAGTAGTGCTTTGCGATAAATGCGGGTTTAAAGTTGTTAGAAGATTTGAAGTAGGAGATTATGTGAATAAACAGGTTGGAAAATGCCAGCAATGCGATGGAACAATGTTTATAGAGTTAATTTACGCTGAAAAACCTTAAATGATTTTTAACTAGTTAAAACTTCGCATTCATTTTTTCTTACAATCACTGTATGCTCAGCTTGAGCTACAGGCTTTAATTTTGCTTCAATTAATACTGGATATGAAATTAAACATTTTTGAGAAAGAGCTTCTTCAAAAATTTTATTTAAATTCTCATTAGGATAATCTTTCTTTAACCATCTAAAAGCAAAAGGTAAAGTTGAATATTTTTCTTTAATAAATTTAATTAACTCTTTAACTTCTTTTGAACCTTTTTCTTTTTGAAAGCGAAAAATATATGTTTTAGATCCATCAATAACTACTCCTGCGCCATCAATTGCTGTCGCAAAAGGTTCTATAGCGTAAACTTCGCCGGCTTCAATTTTTGAGCTGTTCATTTCAGAAACATTTGGAATAATTTTTCCTGTGTGAAGCGTATACTTCTCTATCTTATGACCTGTTAAATTTCTAATAGGTTTAAACCCATATCGTTTAATTTGTTTTTCAATAATTTCGCCAACTTGCTTAGCTTTTACACCATCTTTAATAAATTTTATAGCTTCTATTAAAGCTTCATCAACAGCCTTAACCATCAAATCTAACTCTGGATTAAAAGATATAGTAATAGATGTGTCAACTATGTATCCTGAAACCTCCACTCCAAAATCAACTTTAACTACCGAATTTTCTGGAATTAAAGCTTCATCTCCTAAAGGAGAAGTATAATGTGCAGCCACTTCATTAACTCCAATATTGCATGGAAAAGCAGGTTTACCACCTTTTTCAAAAATTAAATTCTCTATTTTCTCGCATAAATCAATAATTTTCATTTTTTCTTTAGTTATGAATGGAATGATGCGCCTAATGCTTGACGCAATTTCTCCAGCTTCACGATAGTATATATAAGCTTCATCCTCAATGCTACTCAATCATAAAGAGCCTCCATTAAAAAAAGAAATCTTCAATATAATTTTTCGCCTTCTCTCTTTTCTTTTGATGCTCAACTAGAAACTTTTTAACAACTTCAGCAAATCTTTGTTTATGTTCTCCACAAAGCAATTCTCCTTTTCTGCAAGCTTCTTCAATCTCTTTAACTTTTTCATCTCTAGGTTCAAAGAGAAAATACTCATAAAGATATATGCTACATATCCATGGGTTTCCCCCTGTCCTTCTTTGTTCTTCAATAGTAGCCTTTCCACCTGTAAAAGCATTTATAACTTTTTTTTCAGCAACTTCAGGTGAATCAGTTGTAAAAATGCATGTTTCAGGCATGGAAGAAGACATTTTTCCCCCTTTACCAAGGCCTGGAAGAAACCTTGAGTGAATTTGTGCTGGTTTATAAAAGCCAATTTTAGGTGCAATATCTCTAGCTATGCGCCAGTAAGGATCTTGATCTATAGCAGCGGGAATTAAACACGGCGTATTTTCGCTTGTAAGATAAGATTCTATAAAGCATGGTGCTGCTTGCATAGCTGGAAAAAACAATATTCCAATATTTGAGCTATCTTTAAAACCAAAAACAGCTTTAGCTGTAGATACCGTAACATGCTTAGCTACTTCTAAAGCAATATTATAAAGCAAATCCGCATGCTTCATATTGGAAATTAAGAAAGTTTTGTTTTTATCAAACCCAACTGCTATAACATCTAACGCGTTTTCATAAGTTAATCTTAAAGCCTCTTTTGAAGAAATTTCTTGATTTATCAAAAATTTTTCATCATCTGTAAGTTGGAAATAAAGCTTAGCATTAAATTTATCTTGAAGATGCTTTGTGAAAATCCATGGAACTAAATGCCCTATATGCGTATGTCCTGATGGGCCTCTACCGGTATATAGAACAAATTTTTCGCCTTCTTCATATTTAGTTAAAATCCAATCTAAATCTCTATGGGAAAAGAAAACTTTTCTTTTAAGGTGGAAATGCAATTCCCCAGCGTTTTTTTCTATTCTTTTTAAAAGCTCCTCAGTTATAGGTTCAGTTCCAAATTGCTCAATTAATTTTTCATAATCTATTTCCCCTGAAACCTCCCATGGAGTAACAGTCATCTCTTCAAAATTCAATAAACTTCCCCTTCTTTATTCAGCATTAAATAAATTGAACTTTAAATAACCTAAAAATAAATATATCCGTTATTATTTGATAAGTAGCCTTTAAAGGAAAGGAGATTCATTATGGTTGAATTAGAGCGGAGTGAAGGAGCAGTATTAATGAGTTTAGGGAAGCTGAATGGAAAAGCTGAAATGAAGAAGCTTCTTGAAGAATCAAAGTTGAATGAATCTGCTGCAATGCGTGCAGCGCTTGCTCTACATCAAAAAGGCTTCTTAAAAATTGAAGAGTTTAAAGCCACTTATTTAAAGCTTAATGATGAAGGTTTAGCTTATGCTGTTGAAGGTTTACCTGAAAGAAAGCTTGTTAAAGCGGTTATAAAGCTTGGCGGTAAAGCTTTATTAGAAGAGGCGGCGGCTAAAGCTGAAATTAACTTAAATTTTCTACCTTTAGCCTCAGGTTGGATAGCTAGAAAAAACCTTGGAAAAATTATTAAGGAGAACGGTAAAGTCTTTATTGAAGCTAAAGAAGAGAAACCTGAAACATTAGATGAAACGCTTTTAAAGAAAATTTTTGTTGAAGGCAAGGTGATAGCTGAAAAATTAAGCAAAGAATTTAATGAAGCATTACAAATTTTACGGAGGAGAAATCTTCTTTCAGAAACCAAGAAAACCTTGAGAATTTTACATTTAACTGAGGAAGGATGGAAACTTGTTAAAGCAGGCGTTAAAATATCTATTGAAGCCAGTGAGTTAACTCCTGAATTAATAATTGGAGGAAAATGGCGTCAAGTTAATCTTAAAAAATATAATATTCAAGCGCCACCACCATTAATTTGGCCTGGTAAAAAACAACCTTACAAAAAGTTTCTTGATGATTTAAAACTTAAGTTAACTTCTTTAGGTTTTAAAGAAATGACTGGACCGCTTATCGAGTTAATGTTTTTTAATTGCGATGCTTTATTTATGCCTCAAGATCATCCTGCTCGAGAAATTCATGATATATTCTTTATTAAAGAACCTGAATTCGGTAGCTTAACTGAATATGAAAACCACTTAATGAACGTGAAAGCTACTCATGAAAATGGATGGATTACAAATTCTAAAGGTTGGGGTTACAATTTCTCAGTTGAAAATTCAAAAAGGCTTATTCTTAGAAGTCATGGGACAGCTATAAGCGTTAGAACTTTAATTAGCGGGAAGCTTGAAATTCCAGGAAAATATTTTTCAATAGCCCGCTGCTATAGACCTGAAGTAACCGATAAAACTCATTTAACAGAATTTAATCAAGTTGAAGGAATAGTTGTTGGAGAAAACTTAACTTTTAAAGATTTACTTGGAATACTAAAAACTTTAGCTATTGAAATAGCTGAAGCGGATGAAGTGACTTTTAAACCAGATTATTTTCCATTTACAGAGCCTAGCGTTGAGTTAGCTGCTTACAAGCGGGATTATGGTTGGCTTGAATTTGGCGGTGCAGGGATATTTAGGCCTGAGGTTACTTTACCTTTAGGAATTAAAACTCCTGTTTTAGCTTGGGGTTTAGGTGTAGATAGATTATTCATGATGAAAGCTGGAATAGATGATATAAGAGAACTTTTCACCCAAAACCTTGAATGGCTTAGATGTAAAGAGGTGATTTAAACTGCCGACTATTGAAGTTAACCTTAAAGATTTAGAGGAGCTTTTAAGTTTTAAGCTTCCGGAGAATAGAGAAGAATTAAATAAAATCTTATCTTATGTGAAAGGTGAAGTTGAAGAAATTAAAGGCTATGAAGTTGGTATTGAAATTAAAGATAGCAATCATCCTGATCTTTGGAGCATAGAAGGAATAGCTCGCGCTTTAAAAGGTTTTCTCAGCTTAGAAAAAGGAATTAAACCTTATATTGTTAATCATAGTGATGAAGCTTTAATAAATGTTAAACCTGAGCTTAAGCATGTAAGACCTTATATCGCGGCAGCATTAATTAAAAATGTGAAGTTAAACTCAGATGCTATAAAAGGGTTGATGCATCTTCAAGATAAGCTAGACCAAACATATGGTAGAAAAAGAAGGAAGACTTCGATTGGACTATATAATTTTGATTTAATTTCTTCACCAATAAATTATCAATTAGCTGACCCTGAAAAAACATTTTTTACTCCATTAGGATTTAATGAAGAAATGAGCTTAAAAGAAATTTTACTTAATCATCCTAAAGGAATAGAGTATGGTCATATAATTTCTAAGTTTAAATTTTGGCCTCTTTTAATTGATTCTAAAAATAAAGTTCTTTCAATGCCTCCGATAATAAACTCTAATGACTTGGGAAAAGTTACAGAGGAAACTAAAAATGTTTTAATCGAGGTTACAGGAACATCTTTTCAAGCAGTTTTAGATGTTTTGACAATAATGACAACTTCTTTAGCTGATAGGGGAGGAGAAATTTACTCCGTAAAAATTGTTTATCCATATGACAATTTAAATCAAATTTTTACTCCAAATTTAACAAATAAAAATATGTTTATAAATGTCTCATTTATAAATCAGATTTTAGGTTTAAATCTAAACTTAAATGAAATTATTGAATTATTAAATAAAGCAAGATATGAAGTTAAAAAAGTTAATGGTGAAAAAATCTTTATTGAAATTCCATGCTATAGAATAGATATTATGCATCCTGTAGATATAGTTGAAGATGTGGCTATAGCTTATGGTTACAATAACATTTCACCAAGATGGCCTTTAATTTTTACTAAAGGCGGCTTAACTGTTGAAACAATATTTTACGATTTACTTCGGGAAATAATGATTGGTTTTGGCGTTCAAGAAATTTTAACTTTCAGCATGAGTAATGAAGAAAAGCTTTTTTTAAAAATGAATTTAAAGCCAAGCTTGATTGTAGAAGTTTCTAACCCTAAAATGAGCACTTTCACATGCTTAAGAAATTGGTTGCTTCCAAGCTTAATGGAGTTTCTATCAAATAATAAACATGTTGATTACCCTCAAAAAGTTTTTGAGGTTGGTGAATGCGTTGAAATAAATAACAATAAAATTGAAGAGTTTATGAAGCTAGCTTGTGCTTTAGCTTATTCAAAAGCAAGTTTTTCAGAAGCTAAATCTATTTTATCAAGCTTGCTTTCAAATTTAGGTTTAACTTTTCAACTTCAAGAATGCTTTCATGAAAGCTTTATTGAAGGTAGAATTGGAAAAATAATTGTTAACAATAGCGAAATCGGTTTTATTGGGGAGGTTCACCCTAAAGTTTTAGAGGATTGGGGTTTAGAGGTGCCTATTGCAGCTTTCGAGCTTAATGCAACTCAGCTTCTTCGATTAAAAAACTTGATTTAAATTTTTTATATTCCCCAAGTTTGTAAAGCTGCTTCAAGCTCTTTATGCGTTTGAGCATATTCAGTTAAGGGAATACTTTTTAAAGCTGCTTCAACCGCCTGTCGCATAGCTCTCGCTCCAGCGGTTGAACCATTAGGATGACCATGAACTCCTCCTCCAGCTTGAATAACAACATCTTTTCCAAAGAATTGAATTAATGCTGGAACTAAACCTGGATGCAAACCACCAGAAGCCACAGGTAAAACAGGTTTTAAATTTCCCACATTCATTTTTAATGCATCGCAATTCTCCATTACTTCTTCTTTTGTTTCAAACATTTTTCCTACAACTGTACCTACATGAAGTTGATCCACGCCTATAATTCTAGAGATTTTAGCTATTACTTGCATTGAAATTCCATGAAAAGGGTTTTTTGTTAAAGCTGCATGGCCAGCTCTATGAGCGTGAATAACAAGATCAAAATCTTGGTTTCGTAAAGTTTGTAATGCAGAAAAACCGCATGTTAAAATATCAACCATAACATATTCTCCACCATGATTAAGCACGTATTTAGCTCTCTTTAACATTTCCTTAGTCTCTGATGTAATGTTAACCATGTAAACTTTTCTTTCACCAGTTTCTTTTTCAGCTTTATCTCTGCTTCTTAAAGTTTTTAACACTCTTTCCTTAAATGGATTAAATTTTTGGTTGCTTAAGTTTTCATCATCTTTAACAATATCGCATCCTCCAACCCAAGCTTCATAAGCAACTTCAGCGTGATCAACTGTTTTTAAACCAAGCTTAGGTTTAATTATTGTTCCTACTAAAGGCCTATCGTAAACTTTTAAAAGATTGCGAACGCCTTCTACACCAAATTTTGGGCCTTTAAAGCTTTTAATAAGCTCTAAAGGAAAATGAATATCGTTTAACCTTAAGTTTTTAACGCTTCTTAACCCAAAAACATTTCCTGCAATACTGCTTAAAATATTAGGCACATTTCCCAGCTCGAAAAGCTCTATTGGATAAGCTATTTTCACGTTATTACCTTCTATATTAAATACGCAAGCAGCAAGATTTTTCACATAATCTTTTACGGTTGTAAGCTCAGTCCATGTTCCAATAGAGCTTTCAGCAGCGACAGCTCCAGCAGCTTCTTCAACACTAATACCTTCAGGTTCTACGCGAAAAACACAAACAACATTCGATTCTTTAGGCTTATAGTTTAAATTTATAAAATCTAAATATTTCAAGCATAAGCCTCCTTAAAAAGCTTTAACCACAAACAGTTTTATAAGTTTAAATTAACCTTTACATTTATAGAAAAACCTAAATTTTAAAAGTTTAATTAACTTTAGAAAGGGGGAATGGTTAAGCTTTAAAAGCCTACAATGAGAGAGCTTAACGGAGAGCGGCGTAGCCGCTTCCATTGAAGTTAAGTGTTAGTTATGTAGGCGACAGCGCCAAAATCCCTAAATAATTTATTTAGTGGGTTGAAAAATGGATTTGGAAGATAAGCTTGAATTAGTAAAAAGAAATGTTGAGGAAATTGTAACTTTAAATGAGCTTAAAACCCTGCTTGAAACTAACCCTTCTCCAAAAGCTTACTGGGGTTTTGAATGTTCTGGATAGTGAAGGTTAAAATCTTCGCCCAGAATAATGCATATTGGAGTTGGGTTGGTTTGCGGAAATAAAATAAAAGATATGGTGGATGCCGGATTCAACTTTACAATTTACTTAGCTGATTGGCATTCATGGATAAACAATAAGCTTGAAGGGAAAATGGAGAATATTAAAGCTGCAGGAGAATATTTTAAAGAATGTTTTATTGGGTTAGGGCTTTCAAAAGGGGTAAATTATGTTTGGGCTTCTGAATTAATTAAGGATATTGAGTATTGGGAGAAAGTTATTCGAATAGCTAAAAAAATTTCTGTAAACAGAGTTTGGAGAGCTTTACCAATAATGGGTAGAGCAATGGATTCACAAGATATAGATGCGGCAGCAATATTTTATCCTTGCATGCAAGCATCAGACATTTTTCATATGGATATAGATGTCGCATGCGCTGGAATAGATCAAAGAAAAGTTCATATGCTAGCTAGAGATATAGCTGAGAAAATGAAATGGAAAAAACCAATTTGCTTGCATACACCTTTGCTTACAGGTTTATCTGGGCCAATAGAAAAACTTCAAGGAAAATATGATGAAGACCCAAATATAGATGCTAAAATTAAAGCTAAAATGGCTAAAAGCATTCCTTCAGAATCGATATTTGTTCATGATCCTCCAGAAGTTATAAAATCTAAAATTGAAAAAGCTTTTTGTCCACCAAAAGAAGTTAATTTTAACCCA encodes the following:
- a CDS encoding DUF1512 domain-containing protein: MFKAYLQVPFLPDNSGVGSIISLLMYLSFIVFILFGQKIQLHLMLWEVDGGVKRLEFMKEEAKNLSFKTLMEVGKPKNNPLPELNMLLEQFLITPVDMDPSGIIWKLDHLLDVRDAKFKNDVKRLAPAADETQINNLENLIEASLALNTIYRIIRHYYLLGKKTSSYYLILQLQMLMPLIMQEAEALIGAANAFAKGQPIGDGVGPLVAAKLLRGKEKKKVEKDIVYGEVEIENRRVITLKAEGPGGNVGKPGDAIKTLVEENNGNISMVIMIDAALKFEGEKTGEISEGIGAAIGGIGTERFKIEEEMRKFKVPVHAIIVKESIQEAVVPMKREIAEAVDNVIARVKKLILEETKEGDTVILAGIGNTIGIA
- the map gene encoding type II methionyl aminopeptidase, which encodes MSSIEDEAYIYYREAGEIASSIRRIIPFITKEKMKIIDLCEKIENLIFEKGGKPAFPCNIGVNEVAAHYTSPLGDEALIPENSVVKVDFGVEVSGYIVDTSITISFNPELDLMVKAVDEALIEAIKFIKDGVKAKQVGEIIEKQIKRYGFKPIRNLTGHKIEKYTLHTGKIIPNVSEMNSSKIEAGEVYAIEPFATAIDGAGVVIDGSKTYIFRFQKEKGSKEVKELIKFIKEKYSTLPFAFRWLKKDYPNENLNKIFEEALSQKCLISYPVLIEAKLKPVAQAEHTVIVRKNECEVLTS
- a CDS encoding tryptophan--tRNA ligase, encoding MNFEEMTVTPWEVSGEIDYEKLIEQFGTEPITEELLKRIEKNAGELHFHLKRKVFFSHRDLDWILTKYEEGEKFVLYTGRGPSGHTHIGHLVPWIFTKHLQDKFNAKLYFQLTDDEKFLINQEISSKEALRLTYENALDVIAVGFDKNKTFLISNMKHADLLYNIALEVAKHVTVSTAKAVFGFKDSSNIGILFFPAMQAAPCFIESYLTSENTPCLIPAAIDQDPYWRIARDIAPKIGFYKPAQIHSRFLPGLGKGGKMSSSMPETCIFTTDSPEVAEKKVINAFTGGKATIEEQRRTGGNPWICSIYLYEYFLFEPRDEKVKEIEEACRKGELLCGEHKQRFAEVVKKFLVEHQKKREKAKNYIEDFFF
- a CDS encoding phenylalanine--tRNA ligase subunit alpha, which translates into the protein MVELERSEGAVLMSLGKLNGKAEMKKLLEESKLNESAAMRAALALHQKGFLKIEEFKATYLKLNDEGLAYAVEGLPERKLVKAVIKLGGKALLEEAAAKAEINLNFLPLASGWIARKNLGKIIKENGKVFIEAKEEKPETLDETLLKKIFVEGKVIAEKLSKEFNEALQILRRRNLLSETKKTLRILHLTEEGWKLVKAGVKISIEASELTPELIIGGKWRQVNLKKYNIQAPPPLIWPGKKQPYKKFLDDLKLKLTSLGFKEMTGPLIELMFFNCDALFMPQDHPAREIHDIFFIKEPEFGSLTEYENHLMNVKATHENGWITNSKGWGYNFSVENSKRLILRSHGTAISVRTLISGKLEIPGKYFSIARCYRPEVTDKTHLTEFNQVEGIVVGENLTFKDLLGILKTLAIEIAEADEVTFKPDYFPFTEPSVELAAYKRDYGWLEFGGAGIFRPEVTLPLGIKTPVLAWGLGVDRLFMMKAGIDDIRELFTQNLEWLRCKEVI
- a CDS encoding phenylalanine--tRNA ligase subunit beta, coding for MPTIEVNLKDLEELLSFKLPENREELNKILSYVKGEVEEIKGYEVGIEIKDSNHPDLWSIEGIARALKGFLSLEKGIKPYIVNHSDEALINVKPELKHVRPYIAAALIKNVKLNSDAIKGLMHLQDKLDQTYGRKRRKTSIGLYNFDLISSPINYQLADPEKTFFTPLGFNEEMSLKEILLNHPKGIEYGHIISKFKFWPLLIDSKNKVLSMPPIINSNDLGKVTEETKNVLIEVTGTSFQAVLDVLTIMTTSLADRGGEIYSVKIVYPYDNLNQIFTPNLTNKNMFINVSFINQILGLNLNLNEIIELLNKARYEVKKVNGEKIFIEIPCYRIDIMHPVDIVEDVAIAYGYNNISPRWPLIFTKGGLTVETIFYDLLREIMIGFGVQEILTFSMSNEEKLFLKMNLKPSLIVEVSNPKMSTFTCLRNWLLPSLMEFLSNNKHVDYPQKVFEVGECVEINNNKIEEFMKLACALAYSKASFSEAKSILSSLLSNLGLTFQLQECFHESFIEGRIGKIIVNNSEIGFIGEVHPKVLEDWGLEVPIAAFELNATQLLRLKNLI
- the rbcL gene encoding type III ribulose-bisphosphate carboxylase encodes the protein MKYLDFINLNYKPKESNVVCVFRVEPEGISVEEAAGAVAAESSIGTWTELTTVKDYVKNLAACVFNIEGNNVKIAYPIELFELGNVPNILSSIAGNVFGLRSVKNLRLNDIHFPLELIKSFKGPKFGVEGVRNLLKVYDRPLVGTIIKPKLGLKTVDHAEVAYEAWVGGCDIVKDDENLSNQKFNPFKERVLKTLRSRDKAEKETGERKVYMVNITSETKEMLKRAKYVLNHGGEYVMVDILTCGFSALQTLRNQDFDLVIHAHRAGHAALTKNPFHGISMQVIAKISRIIGVDQLHVGTVVGKMFETKEEVMENCDALKMNVGNLKPVLPVASGGLHPGLVPALIQFFGKDVVIQAGGGVHGHPNGSTAGARAMRQAVEAALKSIPLTEYAQTHKELEAALQTWGI